A window of the Urocitellus parryii isolate mUroPar1 chromosome Y, mUroPar1.hap1, whole genome shotgun sequence genome harbors these coding sequences:
- the LOC144251045 gene encoding profilin-1-like: MKNVRGSPSPARGPSSSSESSPSSSAMAGWNAYIDNLMADGTCQVAAIVGYKDSPSVWAGVPGKTFVNITPAEVGVLVGKDWSSFFVNGLTLGGQKCSVIRDSLLQDGEFTVDLRTKSTGGAPTFNVTVTMTAKTLVLLMGKEGVHGGLINKKCYEMASHLRHAQY; the protein is encoded by the coding sequence TCCGAGGCAGCCCGAGCCCAGCCCGCGGCCCCAGCAGCAGCTCCGAGAGCAGTCCCAGCAGCAGCGCCATGGCCGGGTGGAACGCCTACATCGACAACCTCATGGCAGACGGGACCTGTCAGGTCGCAGCCATCGTGGGCTACAAGGACTCGCCCTCCGTCTGGGCCGGCGTCCCCGGGAAAACCTTCGTCAACATTACGCCAGCTGAGGTTGGTGTCCTGGTTGGCAAAGACTGGTCAAGTTTTTTCGTGAATGGGCTGACACTTGGGGGCCAGAAATGTTCTGTGATCCGGGACTCACTGCTGCAGGATGGAGAATTTACCGTGGATCTTCGTACCAAGAGCACCGGTGGAGCCCCCACCTTCAATGTCACTGTCACCATGACTGCCAAGACGCTAGTCCTGCTGATGGGCAAAGAAGGTGTCCACGGTGGTTTGATCAACAAGAAATGTTATGAAATGGCTTCCCACCTGCGGCATGCCCAGTACTGA